In the genome of Bremerella sp. JC817, one region contains:
- a CDS encoding DUF2309 domain-containing protein: MERTTDSLTKTVSDDSGPEAIRKLVEHAAHLLPSQGPIEVFVHHNTLHAFEDLPFHEAVKLGLARYGAQPYLLEQEYRQLFRKGRITDEDLLAVLKEDLGQQDQERINGLGTRRQIRLAMLRHPVHVGPNAELKWIVAETDALERFHSEVPQDLRERVVGGAKEWLRSRQATERSTSADLDGLLVKFGRKYEEWGENAWEAFSLHLLWRICRIGIQSTPPRTASVRYVRPRDLLLKAFGDDIDQDVHDLLIRFCAAYVDQGYSDWELPKRDKGFYEAFLTLYTQSNWCADRWTRGLSLELRRLQTSGVTPEASIEESIRDLGVPDDDRDEFVTQTLLGLRGWAGMIWQLESGAGPVVHSIPSGSLLGLVAIQLILERFAIVNVGFDKTGRRSGAREVMQFAQRKLSEQRPLNIERRAFLLFQAAQTLGWQPQQLLALSNDQWKELDAEAEAFSAIERRRIYHEAFERKYRREALDAFISHTQSFDEISARRKPHRPDFQVLTCIDDREESFRRHLEETHPACETFGAAGFFAVAIYYRGAADSFYQPLCPNVITPRHYVQEDVGYTFEGMHLERAELRRRLGLASHAFHMRSRTFLGGIFTGIIGSLATAPLVASVLFPHLTARIRKQLGSLVQPPPVTTLQLERYQEEPGPENGHVGFSCEEMASVVVRLLQDIGVTKPDAFSRLFVVCGHGSSSLNNPHESAYCCGACAGKRGGPNARAFAKMANDWRVRALVKQAGVSIPDDTVFVGAYHNTCDDSVVFFDLDSLPPSHHDDFEAAREAIEEARRRNAHERCRRFDSAPLTISPQEAVRHVEARAQDISQARPEYNHATNALCVVGRRDWSRGLFLDRRSFLTSYDPAQDDDRHSILARILAAAIPVCAGINLEYYFSRVDHAVYGSGSKLPHNIVSLLGVMEGTASDLRTGLYQQMVEIHEPLRILFVIESTPEALLSIMQDNPTIGRLCRGDWIHLAVMQPADSTVQVFRNGQFEPYEFSGAAPRTASFSRDCYRGSRDNLPFFSISATEERQ, from the coding sequence TTGGAACGCACCACTGATTCTTTGACCAAGACGGTCTCCGACGATTCCGGACCGGAGGCGATACGTAAGTTGGTGGAGCACGCTGCCCACCTCTTACCATCGCAAGGGCCGATCGAGGTCTTTGTTCATCACAATACGCTTCATGCATTCGAGGATCTCCCGTTTCACGAAGCTGTGAAGCTGGGGTTGGCTCGCTATGGCGCCCAGCCTTATTTGCTGGAACAAGAATATCGCCAGCTATTTCGGAAAGGTCGGATCACAGATGAAGATCTCCTGGCCGTCCTGAAAGAAGACCTTGGACAGCAGGATCAGGAGAGAATCAACGGTCTGGGAACGCGCCGGCAAATTCGCCTAGCGATGCTTCGCCATCCTGTTCACGTTGGTCCCAACGCCGAGCTGAAGTGGATTGTGGCAGAGACCGACGCGCTTGAGCGGTTTCATTCAGAAGTCCCCCAGGACCTTCGCGAGCGAGTCGTAGGCGGTGCAAAAGAGTGGCTTCGCAGTCGTCAGGCAACGGAACGCTCAACCTCGGCGGACTTGGACGGGCTTTTGGTGAAGTTCGGCCGAAAATATGAGGAATGGGGGGAAAACGCCTGGGAAGCGTTTTCCTTGCACCTGTTGTGGCGTATCTGCCGCATTGGAATTCAGTCCACGCCACCTCGCACCGCATCTGTTCGTTACGTGCGTCCACGCGATCTGTTACTGAAGGCATTCGGGGACGACATCGACCAAGACGTGCATGACCTGCTCATCCGATTTTGCGCGGCTTACGTCGATCAGGGCTATTCCGACTGGGAACTCCCCAAGCGGGACAAGGGCTTTTACGAAGCGTTTTTGACGCTCTATACCCAATCAAATTGGTGTGCCGACCGCTGGACGCGTGGGCTTTCCCTGGAACTGCGTCGGTTGCAAACTTCTGGGGTAACGCCAGAAGCATCGATTGAAGAATCGATCCGCGACTTGGGCGTGCCCGACGACGATCGCGACGAATTCGTAACCCAGACACTGCTTGGCCTACGGGGCTGGGCCGGAATGATCTGGCAGTTGGAATCGGGTGCCGGTCCGGTCGTCCACTCGATCCCATCAGGCTCTCTGCTCGGGCTGGTGGCCATCCAGTTGATTCTTGAGCGTTTTGCGATCGTTAACGTTGGGTTCGACAAAACCGGTCGGCGCAGCGGCGCTCGGGAAGTAATGCAGTTCGCTCAGAGGAAGCTGTCGGAACAACGCCCCCTTAACATTGAACGCCGAGCATTTCTCTTGTTTCAGGCCGCCCAAACGCTTGGTTGGCAACCACAGCAATTACTCGCGCTCTCCAATGATCAGTGGAAAGAACTGGATGCGGAAGCCGAAGCTTTTTCGGCCATCGAGCGCCGTCGGATATACCACGAGGCGTTCGAGCGAAAATACCGGCGCGAGGCGTTGGACGCGTTCATTTCGCACACGCAATCTTTCGACGAGATCTCGGCCAGGCGAAAGCCACATCGTCCTGACTTTCAAGTCCTGACATGTATCGACGATCGGGAAGAGTCGTTTCGACGTCACCTGGAAGAAACGCATCCGGCTTGCGAAACGTTTGGCGCCGCAGGATTTTTCGCAGTGGCGATCTACTATCGTGGGGCGGCCGACAGCTTTTACCAACCGCTATGTCCCAACGTGATCACTCCGCGGCACTATGTTCAGGAGGACGTCGGCTATACGTTCGAGGGAATGCATCTGGAACGGGCAGAGTTAAGGCGACGCTTGGGCCTGGCGAGCCATGCCTTTCATATGCGCAGTCGGACGTTCTTGGGAGGCATCTTTACCGGCATCATCGGTTCGCTGGCGACGGCCCCGCTAGTAGCGAGCGTCCTTTTTCCGCATCTGACGGCCAGGATTCGCAAACAGTTGGGGAGCTTGGTTCAACCTCCTCCGGTGACGACACTCCAATTGGAACGCTATCAAGAGGAGCCTGGCCCCGAGAATGGTCATGTTGGATTCTCTTGCGAGGAAATGGCGAGCGTCGTTGTACGTTTGTTGCAGGATATCGGCGTAACCAAACCAGACGCATTTTCTCGCTTGTTCGTTGTCTGCGGACATGGCTCCTCGAGCCTCAATAATCCCCACGAGTCGGCCTATTGCTGTGGAGCATGTGCAGGAAAACGGGGCGGTCCGAACGCGAGAGCATTCGCCAAGATGGCCAACGACTGGCGCGTGCGTGCCTTGGTGAAGCAGGCAGGCGTCTCGATTCCGGATGATACGGTATTCGTTGGCGCCTACCACAATACGTGCGACGATTCGGTGGTCTTTTTTGATTTGGACTCGCTGCCACCGTCGCATCATGACGACTTCGAGGCGGCTCGCGAGGCCATCGAAGAGGCACGCCGTCGCAACGCCCACGAACGTTGTCGACGGTTCGACTCTGCCCCTCTGACCATCTCGCCGCAAGAGGCCGTTCGGCATGTTGAAGCCCGAGCCCAGGACATTTCCCAAGCTCGACCAGAATACAATCACGCCACGAACGCGCTTTGCGTTGTGGGACGACGCGATTGGTCGCGGGGCCTATTTCTCGATCGGCGGTCCTTCCTGACGTCGTACGATCCGGCCCAAGACGACGACCGGCATTCGATTCTCGCCCGCATCCTGGCCGCGGCGATACCAGTTTGCGCGGGGATCAACCTCGAGTACTACTTCTCACGAGTCGATCATGCGGTCTACGGTTCTGGATCGAAGTTGCCGCACAACATCGTATCTCTATTAGGAGTGATGGAAGGGACGGCGAGCGACTTGAGAACCGGTCTCTATCAACAAATGGTGGAGATTCACGAGCCGCTCAGAATACTGTTTGTAATTGAATCAACTCCCGAGGCCTTACTTTCCATCATGCAGGACAACCCGACCATCGGCCGGCTTTGCCGCGGCGATTGGATCCATCTCGCCGTGATGCAACCAGCGGATTCAACGGTGCAAGTTTTCAGAAATGGCCAGTTTGAACCATATGAGTTCAGCGGCGCCGCACCTCGTACGGCATCCTTCTCGCGGGATTGCTATCGTGGCTCCCGCGACAACCTGCCGTTCTTCTCGATCTCGGCGACAGAGGAGCGGCAATGA